DNA from Triticum aestivum cultivar Chinese Spring chromosome 7D, IWGSC CS RefSeq v2.1, whole genome shotgun sequence:
TGGTGGGAGAGCTACTACTTGTTTGTGCATGAGTCAGGGTATTATAAATCCATGTTTAATACACTGACAGAGACCCGGTtgctttttgcaaaaaaaaatgcaAGGACCCCGATTGAAAACATACTGGGAcctgtttttttttaaatttgtgtgcAGGCCCATCCctaacggtcaaacaaacggtcGAACAATCAGAGCTCTTACACGTGGGGCCCAACTGTCATAATCATGATTAATCGTAAAACACTCGGTCATCATAGTTTTGTGAAACAGCCGACCCCTGACTTGATAGTTATCAGCAAAAAAATATTAATTCTGGTAGTTTTCTTAAATCTTAGCCCGAATTACAGTAGTTTTATGTTATGGGTCTGTTTAGGACACCCCTGACTtgatagttatgtcacatctaagctgatgtccactctgtttgtggtctatttttttgtgctagtttttttatttcttgttgctgcattatttgtgggagcttagatgtgacatccttaaaaaacatctagatgtgaattagacaaactgttatGTTATTTACTCCATTCAGAACAAACATGTAGCGTGAGGTAACATGTCAATCGACACAAGCCACTGTTTCCTTTTCGTgccaaaacaaaaaaaaggaaaaactaacgcccacacgtgtgggcgtttgcacatcgcatACACGCccccatcaccactcattttgccacgtatgaacagatgacatcagcagaaatctttttggttttcggcttaaaaatattttatctcctaattagaaaagcgaattaaaaatccgttttcaccattaaatccgtctcgacgagatcttcaaaactagaccccatgttgatatgtttcgatgaaaaaaaaatttgcccaaaagttgccatgatgtttacactgcagttgccatagtgcttaaactaaagttgtcatgtggcaattttagtttttcgatgatggcaattccagtactttgaccatgaaaatattttttgtatgaaccatggcaattttaagtgcatgtatcatagcaattttaatttatggtgcatggcaagtctagtcTCTTAATTCCCTGTTttgtaatatgtcaaaatttacttttaaatgtagaagaaagtagctgaaacatatcatggcaacttcagtgtaaacatcatggcaattcatgtgcaatagacatggcaacttttaaccaaaaAATCGTCCAAATATATtgatatgggatctagtttcgaagatctcgtcgcgagagatttaatggtgaaaacggatctgtaatcggatttttcatttaagagataaaacattttaaaaacagaAAATTGAAGGAcgcgataactgccacacgtgtggtgtatcgggtggtTGTGCCGCACGCCCTGTGTGGCACGGAGACGACCCCGCCCGCATGACCGCGTACGGGCGTGCGCAGCCACAGCCCGCACGTCCGGTGCAGCGCGATCGCCCCGCACGAGCACGTCCGGGCGAGCGAGCGCGCGGCCCGCACGACCCGTCTCGGCCGTCGCCCCTCCCCGCCTGCGAGCCACATGCCCCGCGTGTCAGTAACCACGCGTCCTGCCGCGATTGCCATGGTCCGGACCTCTTCGGTTGCCATATtgctgaactgcagttgccatgttgctgaactacagttgccatggttgctcaactgcagttgccatcttagATCAAAGTGTCGGATGCCATTTTTGGGCAATTGCaactgttgccatgtatggtctggtctactacaTACCATGATTTGAAAAACTTTAGGacttgccacctactaacactggacagttgccatgtagcactaaaaaacatggcaaaaaacatgtttcggtaaaaagagagttgtcatctgcttacaagcgcgctagggcagttgccatgtaccctgcaaaacacatggcaactgatagcttttgatgtgtgggagaggagacgggcatgtgggcgatggtggtatctttaggagttgccacctactaacactagacagttgccatgtagcgctacaaaacatacgtggcaacaataacatgttcggggtaaaaagagagttgccatctgctcatGCTCACAAATAGGGCaattgccatgtaccctgcaaaacacatggcaactgatagcttttggtgtgtggaagaggagacgggcatgtgggcgatggtgtctttaggagttgccacctactaacactagacagttgccatgtagcgctacaaaacagacgtggcaacaataacatgttcggggtaaaaagagagttgccatctgctcatGCTCACaaatagggcagttgccatgtaccctgcaaaacacatggcaactgagaGCATGTACAATGCTAAGCGCTTATATAGACTCTTATGgaggaaaaataaaaaacagaaaatctAAGCGCTCACTCTTCCAATGGTAGGCGCTAACAAAAGGCGTTGAATTCGGATCTAATACAAGGCCCGACGCTATCGTCCGTGAAAGGAAAAGGTAAGCGCTCGAAGCATCCTTTGGCGTCTACACGGCGCCCGAAGCCAGGAATTGACGAGCGAACCGTCGATTGGCCGGGAAGTATTTCCTAGCGCCCCTTCTTAGCGTCTCCCATTGGAGATGCCCTGATAGCTTTTGGTGTATGGGAGAGGAGACGGCATGTGGGCGATggtggtatctttaggagttgtcacctactaacactagacagttgccatgtagcgctacaaaacagacgtggcaacaataacatgttcggggtaaaaagagagttgccatctgctcatGCTCACaaatagggcagttgccatgtaccattccaaaacatggcaaatgacagcttgggtgtgggagagtgggAGAATGGGCAGTCGTAGGAGATGGTGCGCGGCGTGCGGGCGCGACAGCAGTTTCATTGCACGCCCCGACTAGCGAAACATTGACCGCGGAGAGAAACCAGCGTGCGGGCGAACTCCCTCACACCCACACacgagttgtcctacgtggcacacaaaatcagCCTTTTCATGCCGAGATTCGTGCAAAGGGCGCTGGACGACGATGGAGGCGTGTGGGTGAGTTTTCTAACgctcacacgtgtgggcgttaatgtTTTCGAAAAAGATTTCCACATGTAGGCATGCGATGATATGACGTAGTTTGTATGCTATAGTGCGTGTGGACGGATTTGGCTCccaccacacatgtgggcgttagcgttgtcaAAAAAACACCAAATGCAAATTCGGCCATAACAATAAGTGGAACCCAATTCGGAGAACAAATTCCACCGGCCGGGAGGCAAACGGATAGCTACGTAGGACCTTCACCGAGAGGGAGCAGAAGCACACATGTACAACTCCACATGACTCGACTGTTGTCTCAACTCAGAACTCTGAAATCTGCAAAACTGTTGTCATCGGCACTTGAGGTCCGGGTTGTCGAGGAGGGACTCCGGGACGCCGTCCTGCAGGCAGGAGACGGGCGGGATGGTGGGCGTCTGCTGCGCCCCGTAGGCGCTCCAGCAGTAGGGGTCGTCGACGAGCTCGCCGCTGAAGGGCAGCAGCTCGACCTCGGCCATGGTGACGTTGGTGCAGGGCACGGTGTCGCTGCAGGCGAAGTGGATGGGCGCGCTGCGCACGTCGTAGGAGCCCCGGACGTTGGCGTAGGAGACGTCGGTGACGTGCACGGCCGTGGACTGGTTCATGCACCGCTTGTCCTGGCAGTAGTACTGGTCGATGATGATGCAGTTGCGCACGTTCTCCATGGTCACCCCGTCGAAGGCGATGCCGGAGACCGACCCCATGCCGCCCTGCCACGTCTTGATCCGCAGCCCGTTGTCCGAGTTCCGGATCACCGCGTTCCGCACCGTCACGTTCGCCACGCACGCCTGCGAGTTGTGCACGCCCAGGCTGCCGATGCTGCAAGTAAATGAGAGCAGTGGAGTGAGTGCCGACGCATGCATGTGTGCTCTGCAACATTCTGGTTTACTGTAAGGCTTGTTATTGGCCGCAAGATAAAAAGTCATGTGACCAGAGACAGGAGGTGGCACGTGTGGTGTGGGACTAGGACACCGAATCGCGGTGCATAACACGACGAGCGGCCAGAGACATGGTGGAAGCTAAGGTGATGCCATCGTGCATTTATAGAGTGCCCTTTGGATGTTTTCGTCGGGTGTGTTGCTGTTTTCTCCTGaaccgtatgtatgtatgtatgtatatgtacCGGGCCGTGCGCCTACCTTATGCCGTGCCCAGGGCCGCACGTTACGTTCTGTATGTCCACGTCGTAGCTCCCGGTCCCGATGGAGATGCAATCATCGCCTGCACGCCAACAAAATAAATTAATTCGATGCCTTCACGTCACACACACACAGCAAAGTTACTCAAAACAAGGGAGCAACCAACAGGAACAGAAGCAGCTGTGTTGCGTGCGTGGTACCGTTGCTGATCTTGGAGTTGTAGATGCCGACACGCTCCGTGTTCTCGACGTGGATGCCGTCGGTGTTGGGGCTGTTGGCCGGGGACCTGATGAAGAGGCCGTCGACGAGCACGTCGCTGCAGCCGTCGAACCGGAAGTGGAACTCGGGGCTGTTCTCCACCCTCAGGCCCCGCACCACCAGGTTGCTGCTCTCGAAGAACCTGATCAGCTGCGGCACGAGCACGCACACGATAGATGAGCCATCGTCAACAAGTACCAAATGTTCAGCAAGCGTGGCCGCAATGTATACATACCGTGGGGCTGTCGCACGGCCCGTGCAGCGTGGACCCGTTGGGACCCTGCGAGCAAAAGTGGAGGGACTCGTCTGATCATTGGGGTGCATGCTGGCTCTCGTGTCGTGCGTGTCGGACCAGAGAGAAATACTGTTTGGGACTTAATAGGGGTGTGATACGTAACGTACCCTGTGGGGCTTGCAGGGGAGGTTCCACCACTCCTCGCCGTTCCCTTCGATGGTGCCGGCGCCGCGCAGCGTCAGGCCGTCCAGGTTGGAGAAGATCAGCCACTGCCGCCGGTTGTCCGACGGAGGCCAGcagtccggcccgtccggcggcaTCAGCACCCCGTCCACCTGCATCCACCATCGGCCGTTGGTTAGAAAGCATTTTCAGTTTTAATACTAGCGAGCATGGTTCTGATTAGTGCTGGGACTTTCCAGCCGAACACATANNNNNNNNNNNNNNNNNNNNNNNNNNNNNNNNNNNNNNNNNNNNNNNNNNNNNNNNNNNNNNNNNNNNNNNNNNNNNNNNNNNNNNNNNNNNNNNNNNNNNNNNNNNNNNNNNNNNNNNNNNNNNNNNNNNNNNNNNNNNNNNNNNNNNNNNNNNNNNNNNNNNNNNNNNNNNNNNNNNNNNNNNNNNNNNNNNNNNNNNNNNNNNNNNNNNNNNNNNNNNNNNNNNNNNNNNNNNNNNNNNNNNNNNNNNNNNNNNNNNNNNNNNNNNNNNNNNNNNNNNNNNNNNNNNNNNNNNNNNNNNNNNNNNNNNNNNNNNNNNNNNNNNNNNNNNNNNNNNNNNNNNNNNNNNNNNNNNNNNNNNNNNNNNNNNNNNNNNNNNNNNNNNNNNNNNNNNNNNNNNNNNNNNNNNNNNNNNNNNNNNNNNNNNNNNNNNNNNNNNNNNNNNNNNNNNNNNNNNNNNNNNNNNNNNNNNNNNNNNGCTGTGGTCTTTTCCTCTCCGTGACTCCTCCCACTCTTGTCTCCTTCCTCTACCACACGTGACTCCCGGTCAAATTCTCGTAGCTGCTCCGTCCGCTCTTCTCGTAGCTTCATGATGAGAACGAGAGAGATGACTccggggagaggaagagggagaggggtaACAATGGCAGAGACCTCTTTCATCTAATCTAGCTTCCCACTGATAATTGCTTACTCATGCACCACCGCGATCAATGTCATCATCCACAGACAAGTTATATATATGTGGTGTCAATAACTGGTAGCTTGGAATACATTTTGCCCAAAAGGAATCACATAAGCACGCGCATGGTTTTGACCAAGTTCAAGCGAGTACGTACTTGGAACACGAGGCCGGGCTTGCACGGCCCGGAGAAggtggtggtggagatggtgaAGGTGCCGTCGGACGGCACCAGCAGCACGGCCGACTCGACGGCGCAGGCCGCCTTCCACGCCGCCCGGAAGGCCTCCGTGTCGTCCGCCGTGCTCTCCCCCGTCGCGCCGTACGCCCGGACGTCGAACACGCACGGCTCCGGCCGGAACGGCGTGGCGGGGTCAGACGGGACAATGCcgcccggcggcggcgcgggagccgTCGCGTCGTCGTCCGGTGGAACGGCCGGCGACGACGCCACCGTGCCCACCTTCGCGCCGACCCTGCTGTGCCGAGAGCTAGCGCCCGCACGAGGAGGCTTCTTGTGTACGTGGTTCCTCCCGTCGACGCCGACACCGAGCAATGCCACCAGTACAAGCATCGCCAGCATCAACCGCGGCAGACCCAGCCTCGCAGCTGCCATGGCCAGAGAGTGCAGCAGACACGGATCGGCAAGCTACAAGAAGCAAGAGGGAATGGAGGGTGTGAGCGATGGCTCTCGAGGGGTTGGAGGTTGAGGCGCGCGTCTGCACACTTTATGCTCTTGCAGTTGCAGGGACGAACGGGGTTGAGCTGAGCAGAGGGCCACGAGCAGCACGACACTTGTCAAAAGGGCAAGGCGATGTGAACAGCGCGAATCGTGGTGGGGTGGAGTGTATGGGCCATGTGGCCATCTCGCCGCCTATCGTTTTCCGTCACATGAATCTTCGCAGGGAGTTTGTTTGCTTTTTGTTTTTTACAGTTGTTTGTAATTTTTCTATACATGAGGACAAGATGAAAAAAGACCTCATAATTGTGTGTCTCTTGTAAGTTGTGCTTATAAAATAGAAAGGGAAACGTTAAACAACGGCGAGCCGGCCGAAAACTGCGCCGGTCGCTCGCTTACCGTGCGATAGCGCACAATCCAGCGGACCGAGTTTGCTCCCGCACAAGTTTGACTAGTCGCCCCACGTAACCCACGTGTGCCTGGCCCAccaccttcctttccttttttttttctctgtggctctcttcttcctcccgccccttccttcttttttctttgcACGAGCACAGGAGGCGACCACCACGCTACCACACACACCCCGTCTCCACGCCATGGCGAGATGCTGCAACTGGTACGTAGCAGAGCTGGAACCGCACCCTGCAGAGTGCCAAAAAATTTGAGAGCCCATTGACGCACTAGACGTCCTTTTTGCTGCAACCATCGGCTTCTGGAGCTTCAACCAGTGTATGGCAGAGCTGCAACCTTGGGCAGAAGAAGCTGGATCCCGCTGACGCACATGTCTTTTTTTTGTTGCAACCGTCTAGATTTTTTGCTGGAAGCGACCGTGTGATTTGCTCGGACCGTTCATGGCGATTTTCCTTTTTGCACGGCGGCGACGAATGCTACAACCATGGGTCGATGAAGCTTGCAATCGATGCCAACAAATGCTACAATCGTTTTGATAGAAGCTGCAACCAGAACGACGGCCGGCGACGATGATGCTACAACCACTGGACCGCGAGCTACAACCACGTCATTTTTTGCTGCAACCGACCACGGAAAAAGGTTCAACCGTAGATAATAAAGATTCAACCGTAGTTCGATTTTGCTACCACCGgcgaagttttttgctacatccagcGAGGCGGGCTACGACCTTGCGACGACGGCGACCACGATTTGCTGCAACCGTCTGTCAATTTTGTTACGACCGGTGATGCTTTTTGCTACGTCCATTCAAACAGCGATGTCTGCCTGGGTGCCCAGCGCGCATGTCCAGTTTGTTGCATGGGTCGTGCTGTTACCGGTGACCGGCACCAGAGCTGCGACCGGCGACCATCACCAGAGCTGCGACCGGCACCACCACAGACGCGGACCCGCTCACCGGAGCTGCAATCGTCGCCACGGGAGCTGCAACCGCGGGCGCATGTTTGCTGGAGAGAAACccaggaggcgacggcggcgaccggcgGTGAGGGCAACGGCAGGGGAGACGCGCGAGGAGGTGCTTCGAGACCCGCGCCTCGTCGTTCATGGCGGCGCCTGGGGATTTTTTTCTAATAGAAGAGAGACGTCTAGAGGAGGAAAAGGAAATCGTGTGGCTCCTAATCACTAGAtcgagttatttacccaaaaccaccacacttggggctagggtaacaagtCAGTACCACGTTTGAGCCATGTCACAAGAAACCACCAACTCTGGGACTAATTggtaacgcggagcactgacgggCCGTTTTAGCCGCGGAAACAGCGAATCCGAcaggtcgggcccacctgtcgggtcGACGTGGCGCGGGCTGACGGACGACGTTAGACGGGGGTTGACGGCCGTTTCCGCGCATGTGTATTaggcgccgccccgccgtttcGTCCTCCAATCCCCGATTCAGTTTCCCTCCCGCGCGTTCCTCCCGCTCTGCTCATGACGACCAGCtctggcggcggcgatggcggagaAGGTCTCgacggctccggcggcggtggtcgTTCTTCCGGTGGCTGCCGCCCGCAGCGACCCCGTTGGCAAGTTGGGCCCCAACCCCGATGGCGATTCGCACTCGATGGCGGATTGGGGAAAAGTTGTCCTGCCGCCGCCGTCGCAGTATGCGGAGGAGGCAGAGAAGGCTGCTGCGGACGCAGAGAAGGCGTCGGCAGCGGCTGATTCGTTGGGGGAGGAAGTACCCCCCgggcatccatctccacccaggTAAATCTCAGTGCAAAAAACCTAGGGTTAGGGTTCTAGCAATACTGCTTAGTTAGAGTACTCGCTTAGTTAGGATACCTAGGGTTACTTGTAGCAATACTGCTTCGTTCGGGGAGGAAGCTCCTATGCCTAGATGAAAATgaagttttttctttgtttttttttctgaattacTAAATGTATCAtagtttattctgcatttgttggCTCTTGTGGCATAGATCTTATTGCTGTTACTTTGTTTTGTATGTGAATATGTCATAGTTTTTATCGTGGCACTCAAAATGTCATGGTCCTGAATTTGATTTGTGTTCTGTAGGCCTGAAAATGTTACTGCAAATGTCATGGTCATTAATATGTTTTAATATGTTTTGTGTTCTGTAGGCCTGAGGAGCCATGGTCATTATATTTTCAGTTTCCTTCTAAAGATGCTGCCAAAAAATATGCCCTTGTGAAGATGTATGAGAGAGACATCACTTATGGCAGTTTGCTTAATGTGATGGTCAGAAATGGATATGGAAGTGATGACAGTATTTGCTACTTGAGGAAGGATGGCACAGGGCTCCAAGGGATTACTTTCATCAGAAACAACACTGAAGTGGATGAGATGATAAAGCATTTTAAAAGCAGTCAGACACTGTGTTTGTATGTTAAAGAGGGGAAATTAGATATAAAGCAAGCACCAGTTTACAaaagtgcagaagaagaagaagtggaccCAGATGAAACAATTGAAGATTTAACAGTGGACCCACCAGTTGTATTTGCTGTTAATGAGTCAGGTGTTGTGCATAAAACAACACATGATTATGTTGGTACACAAGAAAGTGTGAACTATATGCCAATAAAATCAGTTCCTCCACCATGCCAGTTACTGCTTGGGACACAAGATCAACCAATTGAGCCAGAGATGCTAGATGCAGATGAGGAAAATAATGCATTGCAGCAGGTTAACACTCAAGTTAGTGTAAATTATGCAGATTTCCAGTTTGATACAGATGAGGAGGAGCATGCAGGAAATGAGGACacatctgatgaagatgatgactcagTATTTGATGAAGACTTTGTAGCTCATGAAGACCTCCCAGATGCAGATTCAGATTCAGATTCCATGGACTATGAAGAAGAAGATATTGTAGCTAGAGAAGAAGAACAGAGGAGGAAAGTGGATAGTGATCTGAAAGACACAATTGCTGACATTAAGAGGAAGAGAGCTCAATACATGAGCAGAACACACTGTGAAGGGGACACATACCATGAAGATTTGTATGACATAGaaatggaggaagaggatgatgagtgTCAAGAGATACCTGTTCCTGAGCCTGTTGAGAAGAAGATAGAGGGGCCTACTAGTAGGTCCCACTCTAGTGCTAACAGAAGCATGACTGAGGACTGGTATCCATCTTCAGAAGAGGATGATACAGGCtttgaagctgatgatgatggcaatgaaccAATGTCCTTCATAATCCCCTCTGGAAGAATGAGCAGAGCTAAGAAAAGACCACCCAGGGTCTGGTACGATGAGAACAGGCTGCATCCAGAGCAACAATTCTAGCTCAGGCTCTGTTTCAGAGATGTGTACCAATTTAGAGAGGCTCTTGTAAATTTGCATGTGAAACAACTTAGAAGATACAAATATCACAGAAACTGCAGTGATAGGGTGATAGTGTGCTGTAATGGAGAGGGTTGTCAGTTCCAAATGGTTGCAGCAAAGATCAGTAATGAGCCCACTTTCTGCATTAAGAAGATGTTATTGGAGCACACATGTCCCACCCAATCTGAGAAGACAAGGATCAGCTCAAAGTGGCTTGGCAACAAAATGCTTGAAACTATCAGATCAGACCCCAACACTACTGTACCTGCTATAGTTGACAAGGTAAAGAGGCAGTTTGGTGTTGAGGTGCCCAAGATGATGGCATGGAGAGCAAAGAGGAAAGCAAAGGAGATTGTGCTTGGAGATCACAAGAGGCAATACAAGAGGCTGAGAGATTATTTGGAGACTGTGAAAGCTACAAATCCTGGATCAAGATGCATTGTTGCTACCGTGAGTGGAAAAACAAGAGAAAATCCTACTGCAGGACCAAGGTTTCATGGTCTTTTTTTCTGTTTGAATGCATGTGTTGAGGGATTTCTGAATGGATGCAGGCCATTCATAGGCCTAGATGGTTGTTTCATTAAGTTGACTAGTGGGGCACAAATACTAGCTGCTACTGGAAGGGATGCAAACAACAATATGTACCCCATAGCATTTGGAGTGGTTGGAGTTGAAGACACACCAAACTGGTCTTGGTTTTTGACTCAACTGAAGTATGCCCTAGGAGGGACTGAAGAGGGAAAATTTGGGAAGTATACATTCATGTCTGATAGACAGAAGGTGAGTTTATTTTGCACTTAGTTATCTTAGTTCATTATTTTGTTGTGCATTTAGTTATCTTATTTCATTATTTTGTTGTGCATTTAGTTAATTTAGTTCATTATTTTGTTGTGCATTAAGTTAATTTAGCTCATTATTTTGTGTTGCACTAAGTTAATTGAAATTCCTTTGCAGGGTCTGTTGAATGCAGTCACAGCAGTCTTTCCAAGCTGCCCTCATAGGTACTGCTTGAGGCACATTTATGCCAACTTTCAGAGAGCAGGATTCAGAGGAGAAGACTTGAAGAAATGCATGGATGCAGCTGCATATGCTTACACTGAACATGACTTTCAGTTGGCAATGGAGAGCATGAAGGCTGAGTGTAAGGAAACttgggagtggatgtcaaggatTCCTGCAAAAGCTTGGTCAAGACATGCAATGGATACTAACTGCAAAACTGATCTGGTGGTCAATAACTTAGGTGAAGTTTTTAATAAGTACATACTTGATGTAAGGAACAAGCCAATTGTCACCATGATCAATGGGATCAAGGACAAACTTCTGGTAAGGTATCAGCAAAAGAGAGAGGGTGGACTAGTTGCAAGATGGGAAATTGCACCAACTTATGTTGAGAAGTTAGAGATGAACAAGAGATTTGCAAGGGACTGCAAATCATTGATAGCTGGACCAGGTCTTTTCCAAGTGAGTAGTGGGGACAAGACCTACTCTGTTGACACTAACCTGAAAACATGTGGCTGTAAGAAGTGGGACATCTCTGGAATTCCTTGCAACCATGGTTGTTCTGCCATCTACAGGTCCAAACAACTACGAGAGGACCATGTAAATGTGTTCTTCAAAAAGGCTATGTACGTGGAGTCATACAAGCCTATAATTTACCCAGTTCCTGGTCCTGATTGTTGGGTGAAAACTGCAACTCCTGACATTGACCCACCTCATTTCAAAGAAGACAAGAAGGGACcagcagaagaaaaaaggaagaaaggcaGGTTTGAGCCTCCTCAAGCAAAGCAAACATCAAGGATGGCTACAATAACTTGTAGTAACTGCAAGTTGCAGGGCCACAAATACACAAGCTGTGCAAAGCCATTGAGGCCAGATCTGCAAATCAGGAAGAACAAACACATGGTATGTTCTTTTTGACTTCCTTCTCTGTCTCATCATTCATTAAGTATCACTGAAATTTATCCAACAAAAATAATTGCAGGAAAACAGGACAGCCCCTGCATGGCAGCAAGGTGGAAGCTCAACATCTGGTACAACAACTCCTAGGGGTGCAAGCTATGCATTTGCTTCAAGGGGTTCTGCTGCTGCTTCAAGGAGCAAATCTGGTAGAGCTGCTGCTACATCTGCTAGAGCTGCTGCTACAGGCACTAGAGCTGCTGGTTCATCTGCTAGACCTGCAAATTCTTCTCCTTCTGGTGCTGGTACTGCTGCTGCAAGGAGAGGTGCAAAAACAGGTGCAAGAAGCTTCAATCCTCCAAGAACTACTGCAGAAGCTTCAACTAGCCAGCCAACAGGAAATAGGTCCAAAAGGACAAGATACATGAGCAAAAGGATGGAGGGGTACTTCTATGCCAGTGGGAACTACTGAGAGTTCTTGTTTGACTATGTATCCAAGTGCATTTGTGCTCCATCAGGCACTAGAGCACTTTATCTATGCCAAGACTAAATTTGAACTTATGTAATGCTATGTTGAACCTATGTGTGGCACTAAGAACTACTGCTGTGTAATGCTATGTTGAACCTATGTTGAACCTATGTGTGGCACTTTATCTATAATTCTATGCTTGCACTGCTATATTTACTTTGTCCTGCTATGTTGATTGCACTCCCTGATCATCACATTCTGTGCATAATAATAATGCCATAAGTTCCTGGTATACTCATGCCATAAGTTACTAGTATTTTAAATTTTTCTGTGCACAAAAATTTGACTATCACACCAGTTTCACCTGGAGTGAGGTAAATATAATAGATTACTCAATATAATACAAGAGATAGTACTGCAAATTAAGTTCAAATTCATGCCATAAGTTCAAATTCTAGACTTGCATATAAACTGCATAATTCAGTACAAATTTAACCATTACAATACCAGTACAATACCACATTACAAACTTGTAGTTAGGTCTGAGTATTCAGTGCAACAGAGCACAACTACACCAGTACAATACCACATTACATAATTAAAATTCATCACAGATCTCCTTCAACTTCTTTATCTTGTCCTTGTAGCCATGCTTCTGTTTCAGCAAATCAGAGATGATGTACTCCAGCTTTTTCTTCTCTTCCTTTAGTTGGTCTCTCTCAGTCAGCACTTGGTCTCTCTCTACCACAAGCTTGTCCCTCTCCTTCTCTGCCTTTGCCCTGAGTAACTGATGTAGGTTTGTGCAACCATGGTCTGCCAgcttcttcttctccatctcct
Protein-coding regions in this window:
- the LOC123168859 gene encoding polygalacturonase At1g48100; protein product: MAAARLGLPRLMLAMLVLVALLGVGVDGRNHVHKKPPRAGASSRHSRVGAKVGTVASSPAVPPDDDATAPAPPPGGIVPSDPATPFRPEPCVFDVRAYGATGESTADDTEAFRAAWKAACAVESAVLLVPSDGTFTISTTTFSGPCKPGLVFQVDGVLMPPDGPDCWPPSDNRRQWLIFSNLDGLTLRGAGTIEGNGEEWWNLPCKPHRGPNGSTLHGPCDSPTLIRFFESSNLVVRGLRVENSPEFHFRFDGCSDVLVDGLFIRSPANSPNTDGIHVENTERVGIYNSKISNGDDCISIGTGSYDVDIQNVTCGPGHGISIGSLGVHNSQACVANVTVRNAVIRNSDNGLRIKTWQGGMGSVSGIAFDGVTMENVRNCIIIDQYYCQDKRCMNQSTAVHVTDVSYANVRGSYDVRSAPIHFACSDTVPCTNVTMAEVELLPFSGELVDDPYCWSAYGAQQTPTIPPVSCLQDGVPESLLDNPDLKCR